GCATGAAAGGAGGAGAGGAGAGGGAAATAgtagagaggaggaggaggaggagaccCAAAGAGAGGAGAATCCTTATGTTTTCGAAGATAAGCATTTTGAAGACAGAGTTAGAACAGAGGAAGGCAGAGTTCAGGTCCTTGAGAAGTTCACAAAGAGGTCAAAACTACTTCGCGGGATTGAGAATTATCGCGTGGCGATTCTGGAAGCAAACCCTCACACATTCATTGCTCCAGCCCATTTTGATGCTGAACTTGTTCTCTTTGTTGCCATGGGTAcgtaattttctttaatttccactaatttttgaattcttcatttttatttatttcttgtattgttttgtATCATGAGCAGGGCGAGCAACAATTACAATGGTGAgggaggagaagagagagagctttaACGTGGAACATGGAGATATCGTAAGGGTTCCAGCAGGGACACCTGTTTATATGATCAACAGGGATGAGAATGAGAAGCTCTGTATTGTCAAAATCCTCCAACCCGTGTCTGTTCCTGGccattttgaggtaaaaaaagaaaaaagagtacaTATAGCCTTTTCATTTCCAACAAAATAAAGTGAAATAACTGGTGTGGTATTGTAGGCATTCCATGGGGCAGGTGGCGAAGACCCAGAATCATTTTACAGGGCATTCAGCTGGGAGGTTCTTGAGGCGGCTTTGAAGGTACGAAGGGATCAGCTGGAGAAGATATTTGGGGAACAGAGGAAAGGAAGTATTGTGAAGGCCTCCAGACAACAAATCCGGGCCATGAGCCAACACGAGGAAGGTCCCCCTCGCATTTGGCCTTTTGGAGGCGAATCAAGCGGCGGTCCAGTCAATCTTTTCCACAAACACCCTTCTCAGTCAAACCAATTTGGTCGTCTCTACGAAGCCCATCCCGACGATCACAAGCAGCTACAAGACCTGGACCTCATGGTCTCCTTCGCTAACATAACCAAAGTAATCAAAATCTCTCGAGCCTGCTCTCTTTCCATTACCTTTTCTACTTACGGAAATAACTGTAAATTTTGAAACAAATCTATAGGGAGCTATGTCTGGTCCCTACTACAACTCGAGGGCAACAAAGATCTGTGTGGTAATTGAAGGTGAAGGGTTCTTTGAAATGGCATGTCCCCATCTttcttcctctggaagctaccagAAGGTTAGCGGGCGCTTGAGACGCGGCGTGGTGTTTGTAGCCCCGGCTGGCCATCCGGTTGCAGTTATTGCTTCACAGAATAATAACCTGCAGGTGCTCTGCTTCGAGGTCAATGCCCATGGCAACTTTAGGTTCCCTCTCGCAGGTATTATATATACCCACGCCATCATACACCTTACGCTGCTTTTAAGATTACTGGTGATTTCATATGAGAGAAGTTCGAACTCTGTTTTTGTTGCACGTTTCATCGAGTATAACTAGCGATTTAACACAAGTAGCACAGTGACGTGATTGTTTGGTGTTAATTGTTTTAGGGAAAGGGAACATTGTGAATGAGTTTGAGAGGGAGGCGAAAGAGTTGGCCTTCAACTTGCCATCAAGAGAGGTGGAAAGGATCTTCAAGAACCAAGAACAGGAGTTCTTCCTTCCAGGACCAACCAAACAACAAGAGGAACGTGGTCGTGCTTTTGAATGAAGAGAGGGGCTTTTATCCAATCGATCAGAGCTGTTGAAGACTAGTTTTGTATGATATATGTGACCGAGTGtgcaatatgtatatatatgctgGAGTACTAACCTTAAATAATGGAGACTTCCAGTAGTTTTGTGTATCTTTCTTGTCTCTCCATGGCTTGGCATGCATGATACTGGACCCTAGAAAGCTGGTCAATCAAACATAAAGAGGAAAACAACGAAATCATCTTATCCTTgttattgattttgaattctaGTTAAGATTCAGTAAGtaaagtatttaaaaaattaaataaagttaataaataaaattgattttaaattaaaatttggtaaatataatatttagatGTCAAATACGCACAAAGAAATCCGAATGGAAAGCTTGGCCACCAATGCCTCTTGCTTTGCTTCTCAAATCCCACACTAGCTACTAGGTCGAGCAGCCCTCCAACTTGTAGACAACACAGCGCTGCACTTcatatctcatatatatatatgccaataaTTGTGACATGTGGTATCTCATTCAGTTGACAAGTGTATCTATTTTGTGTTAAATATGagttcaattttcttttccaagAAAACAACTATCGTAACTGTCATTTGGATTGCAACCCTTTAAAACATCGTCTTCAGAATCTAACtgtctccctttttcttttctttttttcttttttttaaccattTGATCCTATTTCATTGATATAAAACCATTACAacccccccccctcccaaagAGATTTAGAAAAAAGGAGCAGTAGCCTCCTTAAAAACAATGTCAAACAGAAAATGAGGGAAATCATCTAAACATACATCATCTAGCGCTTGAGTGGAAGCTGCTTTAGCAAGTAAATGTGATGCCGGATTTGCCTCTTTTCTCACGTAAGATACACTAAAAGAACGAAATAAGAGTGCTTGTTCTTTGGTTCCCTCAATAAAGTGGCCAAATCTACTCTAATTGGGAGACTCCATGAAAATTGATGTGACTATTTGCAAGGCATGTCCCTCCAAAATGACATCAAAAAAACCAATCTCCTTGCTAAATAATAACGCCTATAAAGCTGCCCATGGCTCTAGCATAGTTGGGTCCATAATACTAACTTGTGTAGTACTTCTGGCTGCTAAAACTTGCTCTTCACAGTCACGGATTATTATCCCACAACCTGTATAACCTTCCACTTTGTTAATGGCCGCATCCCAGTTCATCTTTACCACCCCTTGAGGAGGTTTTTTCCAAGCATCCGAACTAGCCCTTTGTAGCCTTTGTACCAAATCATGTTCACCAAGGTTAGTAGTTTTGAATTCCTCCAAAGAAATAGTACTAGTAGCTTCTCTAATGACCTTCTCCGAAGGGCTAAAAGAACCACCATGCATCACCGAATTTCTTCTAAACCATATAGTTCTAGCAATAATGGCCCAAAGAGCCAAATCTTCATACTCAAATCTGTCAATCATTTCTTCAAAAAGACATTTGAAATTTAAACTCACCAAGGTTCTTTTCTGAAATCTAAGAGGACCCGAACACCACACATCTTTGGCTGAAGGACAATGCCAAAGAATGTGGGCGGTGGCTTCCATAGCAAGAGTACAAATAGGGCAAAGATTGTCAATCACCACTCTCCTTTGGAGGAGATTTTCTTTTGTGGGGAGAATGTTATTGCAGACCCTCCAAAGAAACATCTTCACCGCATTGGAAATGGGCAAGCTCCAAATCAGATGCCAAGTTGGTGAGCTGGAATGTGGTTGAGAGCATTACCCCCTTTGGCTTGCTTGGTCTTCTCTTTCCATGTAATAAGCACTTCTTACCGTTATTGCCCATTGGTGGTACATCTCCAAATCAGCTTATCTTGTGGTTGAAGAGGGCTTAaaggtatattgcaaatcaCCTGAGCTTCTGCCTCTGTACCTAGAGATCAAGTCATGTTTCCAACAGTTTGTATTAGTGTCAATTAAGGAGCTAACTTTCTGATCAGCCTGAAGGATTTGAATGGGAGATTGCACCTTGAAAGACGCGGGTGTAGGAAGCAATAGAGCTCGATTAAAAATATGTAGATCTTGAAACCCCAAACCTCCTTGGCTCTttggaccccccccccccccccccccccccccccccaaatacGCTCCCAGCTCATCCAGTGTATCTTTGACTTCTTCTCACCCTGCCCCCATCAGAAATTTTGCATCAGACCATTAACCTCCTTACACAACGTTgacaaaagaaggaaaacactCATAAAGTAAGTGAGAATGGCTTGAACAACAGCCTTGAAGAGAATTTCCTTTCCAACCTGTGAGAGAAATTTGAACTTCCAGTTGTTTAGTCGCTTCCACACCTTGTCTTTAATATCCTGGAATGCTTGAAATCTAGACTTGCCTACTAGAGCCGACAAACCAAGATAAGTATCATATCTTTGGGTCGCTTGGAGGCCTGATAAAGTTGTGATCTCAAGTTTCCTCTCCTCACTGGTGTTCCAACTAAAAAAGATAGAAGTCTTATTTAGATTTAATTGTTGTCCAGAAGTTGCTTCATATCTACCCAAAAATTTTGAGTCTCCTCCACTCCACAGAGTTGGCTTTGCAGAAAATGAGACTGTCattagcaaaaaataaataactgatTCTAGGCCCCATCTTGGAAGTAAAGGATGCCTGTGATGCTTCTAGTTCTTTCAGCCTGCTGAAGAAGAGAGCTAAAGGCCTCTgcacaaagaagaaacaaataagGGGATAGGGGATCTCCCTGACGGATCCCTCTAGAAGGCCGAATATGTCCCACCAATTGTCCATTAATGAGAATGGCACATGTAACTGAGGATGTACAAGCCATAATCAGATGAACCCACCTAGGATAGAAACCCAACCTCAGCATGACAGCTTCCAGAAAACCCCATTCCACTTGGTCGTATGCCTTACTCATATCTAGCTTAATCCCCATGAAACCTGTCTTACTCCACATCCTAGTATGCATAGAATGAAGAGTTTCATATGTAGCTAGAACATTATCAGTAATAAGTCTTCCAAGAATAAAAGCACTCTGCTGTGGAGAGATAATAAATGGCAAAACTAATTTCAACCTATTAGCTAAGACTTTGGCAGCAATTTTAAAAGCACATTACACAAGCTAATAAGCCGAAAGTCAAAAACAATTTGCGGAGTTTTACATTTAGGAACTAAAGCAATATGAGTAATGTTTATGCTATCATCAATCAGCCTAGAATTTAGGAAATGGAGGACAACACTACATACCTCCTCTTGGACAGTCTCCCAATTTTGCTGATAAAAATCAGCTGAAAATCCATCTGGCCCCGGAGCTTTTAGAGGAGCCATCTGAAACAGAGCTTGATGAATTTCTTCCCTAGTGAACTACGCCATTAATCAGTGATTCATAGATTTTGTGACTGTTCCCCCCATAGCCTGAGTACACTGGTCAATATCTCTGGGAGTGTTTGAAGTGAACAAATCTGTGAAGAAACTGATAAAAGCTGCTTCAATCTCCTGTTGGTTTGCACATTGTTGCCCATTCCCATCCTTGATGTTTGAGATTAAGTTCCTACTACTTCGTTGGTTAGCACATGAGTGACGAAATTTTGTATTCCTATCACCACATTTGAGCCAATTCTGCTTTGATCTTACCTCCACTTCAAATCTTCTTCCTCCAAGAGTAAGTGTAATTCATTTTTGGTAGTGATTTCCTCTGCCATATTATCCCTATTAGTTCAAAGTTGCAAATCAGCAAATTCACGAGTCTTTTGTTGGATAAGTTCCTCAGTCTTGTTCTCTGTCTTCCGGACCCATTTTTTAATAGAGTACTGGCTGTGATGAAGCTTTCCCCTGGATATTTGCCCATTTGTCTTGGACAGTAGGCTTTGCTTGCCAAATCTGATGAAAGGTGCTTTTGAAATCTCTATTTTTGCTCCAACTAGCCTCATACCAAAATTGCCTACATTTTCTCCATAAGGTTTCATCATGTTTACGAAAGTCACCAACAGAGGATGATGATCAGAGCTTCTACTTGCCAAAACAGAGAGCTACACATCTGCACGTATAGCACACCACTCTTGGTTAGCAACTCCCCTGTCCAATCTCTTCTTTGTGAAAGCTGTCCCATCCCTTCCGTTATGCCAAGTGAATTTCGGGCCTTTAAAACCCAAATCACACAATCTACATTCATCCAATGTTCTCTGGAAAGCCTCCATTTGACCCCTAGAACTGGTTGCTGCCCCATATTTTTCAGTTTGGTGAGTGATTTCATTGATATCACCCACACGGAGCCAAGGAGTGGGCTGAAAAGAGGAGAGGTGATGAAGGAGCTGCCAAGTAATTTTCCTCTTTGCAGTTTCAGGGTGTCCATAAAACCCGGTAAACCTCCAATTATGACGATCATTGGTAGCCTTAATGACTGCCGAGATATGTTATGTGCTATAGTTCTGAATTTCCACCTCATCCGAATTTCTCCAAAACAAGGCCAAACCTCCACTCCGTCCTGTGCAATCAACTGTGAACAGATTATCAAAACCAAATTTATTCTTGAGATACAAAGCTTCTTTATTCATTAATTTGGTTTCCATAAGAAAAACCAGGTTGGGCTTCTTATCCTTGATCAAAAAACCAAGGTCTCTAACTGGCCGAGGGTTCCCAAGCCCTTGGCAGTTCCAACTCAAAACAATCATTGGGCACGGTGGGGCTAAGACCCAGCCACCACCGAACCCCCATCGGTGAAAGAACTTTTCTTGACATaaattttcttccctttttaaCACCCACCAGCCTTGTTGTCCTTAGATGCCTCAGCAGCTTTGTGCTTCTTTGGTGTAGCTGAATCATGAACAGCTAGAGAAACGTTTTTTCCAGCCGCACGGGATCGACGTCTCCATCCTTCAATGGGCTCTTCACTCTCTGAGAGAGACACAGCTACATTGCAGTTTTTGGACTTTGACTTGTGAGACCCCTTTGGACCAGCAACCTCTTCCGAAAGGTTCTTATGGGTGGTGCCTTGCTGAGAACGTACCACGTGTGCTGCTGTTGAAGAGCGAAAGATTTCCACATGTGGATTTTTCCACGTTACTCACTTCATCACCAGCTGCATCCTTCGATTGggttttaaggaaaaatactAAATTGTCCCACGTGCCAATATACTTGGCGCCAGTTGGGGGAGTCATAGGAAGGGAATCGCCAAGTATAAAGGACCTCTCTTTATGGCTCCCCTCACCTTCCTTATTCTCCATAAATGTAGATGCGTTGGCTGATTGAAGATTTGCATGCATTATTTCCTCTGTAACAGCAGCCCTCGCCATGCTCGACTCATTCTCCTCTATTTCAGCCGTTTTAAACTTATTCGAATCATCTTCAGAGGCTCCTTCTACGTAATCGTCCTCCTCATTGTGATCTCCTTGATTGCTTTCCAAATTCGGACAGTTTCCCAAATCGGGATCGTCCACATTTGAAATGGCTCTGATCTCTCCCAGTGGTCGAAATTCCAACTTGACGGCTTTTGAACCACCACCTGCCATCATTCTTCTGTTAGAGAGGTTTGCACGCAGCCAAGGTCCAAACTGTGGCTTTCCTCTGCCATCTGGGTCACTCTTTCCAACGGCCatgcaccccccccccccctttacCATGGCGAACCACCCCGCAATTGAAACAAAACTTCGGGATCCTTTCATACTGAAAAGCAATCCAGACCGTTTTGTGATTGAGTGCTATCATCCTACCCCGAGAGAGGGGTTTTGAGAGGTCCAAAAGGATACGAACCCTCAAAAACTCACCCATCCCACCCCATCTTCATCTACTTCCACTTCTCCAACCGAGCCACCTATTTGATAACCCACTTCCTTCCCCATACAGGCTAAGGGTAAATTATACATACGTACCCAAAACGTAGCTTTCTCAAAAATGAGTTTCGATGTTGCCATGAATCCATCAAACTCCAGCAACGATACAAGGTGGCCGTCAAAAACCCAGGGTCTTCCTTCCAAAATTCAGGTCTTTTCCCATTCATATTCGAAGGCAAAGAGAAAGGTATTCTCCCCTAACGATCTGAAGGAAACATTTCCTATTAGTCGCCAAGCTCTCATCAGAGTCGGTTTCGAGTTTTCTTTTGTAACAAAATGATCGGCTATGACTCTCCCAACTAGACACGATTTTCCTTTTTCAACCAAAGGGTGCACTTTTTGCGTTTGAATCTGGACATCACTTCTTTCTTCTacaaagagggaaaaaaaatcccCAACAAACTAGACAACTCATCAGTCGTGGATCCCATTATTCTTTGTGTAAGAACAATGGGAGAAGGAATTGTGACAGACAAAAAACAAATCTCTCAGCCCCTAGGGACCAGATACAAGCTTCACCTCTAGCACTTTAGAGAAAAGGAGCGTAGAGAGAAGAAAATTCACTTCTTGTCACCTAACTGTCTCTAAATTAAACTGTATTTTGgaattaagatattttgttgacactttttcttttaatcattGTCTTCAGCAATTAACCATCtcaaaattgtgtttttgatttCAGATAATTGGTTCACACacaactttttgaaaaaatctatTGAAGAAAGATCTTAATGCCTCAACTTATTATTagttgatgtgcaaattttaatatgttactcgcaagtgcacgaatcattttgcaatatagtgttatgcaagtgcgaggtcgatcccacagggaaatggtcaaacattagtgtcttgtttaatcaacttcattttaacctagttccaaaggtttgaggattgattcaagaacaaaagactaaataaaagagatggaatgaaatatgcaaattaaaaggaactaaggctaaggaatccacccaaccaaatccaacaactcacactcttggttttcacttgaacacccaaagaacattaagcttagggtgtcattcaagtttctcaaccataaaccctagaaccattaaatgaatccaacacaaagacaaatcacaaagagtaccaatttgaaatcaaatcatccaatgtatcattcaatcacaatggatatcatcattcaagctgataaaacaatgtatccatcggttgaaacacatcaaatgtcctatttccaccactaactacattcattgcaaaagataaagcattaaatgaatggaacttgaacaacaaatatgatatatcattaaatatgcaagtggtacaacaagagtgtgagtgtcatcaatggaaaggtttcatcctcaaccttagttgaggttactagctttccatgactaagaacaccacaagaaaatgaagaacaaccatggaaataaaagaaaagctttacaaagggGAAGTGTCTGAGAataaaagctactgaaatacactacaaaatgcaagaaattaaacctatctactgttctctccctcttcctacaaggaggcatggctatggcttttatagaagaaaactagggctagaaacccatgtagaatgactcatctaccctcctctagggttcctctcttgctagagacaaccaagaacacgaaactagcgtgttctgctgcgaaaatcagagggagagctgctttttgtcatggaggagcttctgattgggcattctggcgcgctctgcaaaagcaggttctgggaaatttcgatcgatcgacttcgggcaaagattcgatcaatcgatttttaagttcgatcgatcgacttttcaggacctccgaatttccaatcatttccttatgaaattttccattcctctcttattgacctacagaaacagaaaaacataaaaactaaccaaaacatcagaaaataacaaggctaaaggtctaactagtgcaaatcaaggggtccaaatacacaatatttggcactcatcattagTCTCATAGGCTTCTCTCCTCTCTaatttcttcctctctcttttcagGGTTTGAAATATCTATAAAGCTTACACGATGATGTGGTACCATACTTCATTATCAATCTTCTCTTTGTCGGGAAAAAAAACAACTGCTAAGACAATGCTTTTTGCGGTTAATTCCTCACTAACTGTCCCATAGCAACGAAGCAACTTCTGGTACGTACCAGaataatctcttaaatattttataactattaagaatattatattataaataggCTCTTGTAGCAGGTATAACGATAGATTGAATTATTGTGTATTGGGCATACTTTTATCTCAGaaattgacttaggcatcggagtgagacCCTCGATagggtctcttaattttagttattttgcaaTGATCGTGGGAGCGTGAAGAACATTGAATAATGTGTCGTTCACACCACACcagaaactgttctaacaatTTGGCGCTatctgtgggaacgattattggtttctcattaaaaaaaaaaaaatcacggtGGTGGACACGCGTTCTAGCAGCCAAGCCAACCGGCTAGGAAGATACCATCTGGAGACAATTATTTAGCCCAAAAACCCGCCTATAGAAGTTCAGAACAATCCACAGCCTCCACCGTTCCTTCCCCCAGGCGGTGGAGATCAGGACTACGTAGTAGTGTTGGAAGCCTAGATTGAAGCCTTAACATGACAGAATGCGGAGTTGCTACTCAAAATCTCCTAACAATCCCATCCTGAAATGAATCGGGATGAgcattgttagtttgtgattgactgcattctgtttgacaaaatcacttttatgtaatgttgctacattaTCAGGGATGCcttttatttcagagtcttcctTTCAGAAATGTGATTCTCAAAGTtaaagaagattctgtacagattccaagtcagaaaagttggatcccaagcttccgtccggatggcccatacatgcgtccggacacccatcagtgtctagaagattcaaactgttcaagcttgcatccgtctagatGTCTTAGAAACTCATCtgaacgctcttcagagttcgagaagaatccagcgttcaagtgcatctgtCTAGACGACATGGcaataccgtctggatgccagtcagtgttcaacaagtaaaaagatttcattctcagacacagatatgtgaagacagctgcaaccgtttggacgtcAGGTcgacaccgtccggacgctatccttgataaggcaagacatggagaagaattgtaACCGTCTGAACTccaatccttattatggaatTTACGTGAAAGTAGAAGTGCAATTGTCCGgaagctagggcaacactgttcgGATACGGCCCTAatatggtattgcgtgaagCGCATTGaggaaagccagttgcacagttgttcgtccggacgctttcaGCTACTGTCCGAACGCTttcagctaccgtccggacgccacctagagaaatcTATTCCAAACTCAATTTAGGTCTGCTGAGCCTATAACTAAAGGCCTttaggcatgtacaatttacagaattcagtgttgaattctttagagcttagcgAGTATATTCTAGAGAGATATTGTGCTGATCTGttagctctcaagtcgttgccgttgtactgttgctgtgctcgtttgttgaagtctattttaaggaggagccataaggtaaaggaatccatagaagacctcttcaagtaagagacttggttgtgagtcgttcacgttgggttacttGTCAGAGTACTAAATACGATCGCTACATCGAGTttatgagtgttactgtctatgcactagctttgtcttctgatagtggatttcctgagtttggctggcccgaaatggtttttctcttaattgaatttccacttcgttaacgaaataattgtgttatttaaattccgcatttacattattttgttacacattgcacacgcacgcggttaaattagaagtcatttatttttcaattggcatCAGAGCTCAGTACACTCtggttagatttatttcttgagtgtaatccttttgacttttactcttttttttttttttttgctatgtctcaaaatcttaatattgttcctgcctttgatggtatgaactatggctattgaaaatctcgcatgcgtttctttttaatatccattgattgttggcaAATTGTTAAATCTGGTTGGATTAAGCCAGATGATACAACTCTGGAACTAGTTCATGTAAAAAACGCACGATTTGCtaacgataaagccctccatgctctttgtcaagttCTTTCACCacctgaatttgcaaaaatttcaaattgtgaaaccGCTCAAGAaacatggcaaatcttagaaacaacaaaTGACAGCacaaaatttgttaaatctgtcaaactccaaatgttgatttctagatttgaagagattaatatgcttgaagatgagacattcggagagttttacacgGAAAATGATTATCtccattttaaaagaaatggaaaGGAGCCAGTTAGGCAAATATGAGGGGCAAAATTGTCACAATTTTAATGTTGAGACAATTTTACCCCTCTTTTAACCCTAATCGGttcttctccatttcatttgaaatagaggGGATCCATTTCCGGTTACACATAAGGTCTTACTCCTAAGGAGTAGTGCTATAGTAGGACTTTTATTCTCCTTTTATGCCCTCAAAAGTGATATGGCTTTCAAAACTACCATtagatcaatttttttatttatttattttattataaattcaatggtggttTTAAATGCCAAACCACTTTTCaaagataaaaatagaataaaagtcACATGCATGCCATTACTCTACTTCTGAGTGGTAAGGAATACATGGAGATAAATAATGCAGAGGAATTTTGGAACTTTTTCTTCCACCCCTAAGGTATTAATTTGCAAACAGTAACAATAATGACATTagattattttttctttaatgagaATCTCCTACATaaagatttttctttcaaatagtATCCACATTAATATTATCATTCTTATAGTAGCTCAATCTTTGATTTACACCATGTATCAGGATAAGTAGTGAAATCATCAAATTAGAAAGGAAATTATCAAGACAAGTTAGATTACCAGTACATTAATGCATTTGTGTCATTGCAAAAAGGGTCTTAGTTGTcgtcatttatatatatttttttttatattccataaaTAACTACATAAggaatttattgtttttagttaaaTGTTTCAAAATTTACATTTACTATCTTTAGagaattgttaattttttctttaactcATTGTAACTCTTATCTTGCATACCAAGGTAACAAATTATTTAACTCATTGTCGTCATAATAATTTGGACAACTTGTGTTTATTCATCAAATCTGCCTTTATTAAATATACTTATTGACTTACTCAAAATAATTTAGGGCAAcaccaatttattaaattacaaaacaCTCTTAAAACTCTTGAAAATCAAATATTAATAACCACATTAACtaataaaatctaaataaaactaaattaaaataaaagaa
Above is a genomic segment from Alnus glutinosa chromosome 12, dhAlnGlut1.1, whole genome shotgun sequence containing:
- the LOC133851083 gene encoding vicilin Cor a 11.0101-like translates to MALKALLLLSLLVISAGLALAKQDPELHQCKHQCKHQRQFDEQQKEECERSCEEYIREKKERERGQHERRRGEGNSREEEEEETQREENPYVFEDKHFEDRVRTEEGRVQVLEKFTKRSKLLRGIENYRVAILEANPHTFIAPAHFDAELVLFVAMGRATITMVREEKRESFNVEHGDIVRVPAGTPVYMINRDENEKLCIVKILQPVSVPGHFEAFHGAGGEDPESFYRAFSWEVLEAALKVRRDQLEKIFGEQRKGSIVKASRQQIRAMSQHEEGPPRIWPFGGESSGGPVNLFHKHPSQSNQFGRLYEAHPDDHKQLQDLDLMVSFANITKGAMSGPYYNSRATKICVVIEGEGFFEMACPHLSSSGSYQKVSGRLRRGVVFVAPAGHPVAVIASQNNNLQVLCFEVNAHGNFRFPLAGKGNIVNEFEREAKELAFNLPSREVERIFKNQEQEFFLPGPTKQQEERGRAFE